One part of the Chrysemys picta bellii isolate R12L10 chromosome 14, ASM1138683v2, whole genome shotgun sequence genome encodes these proteins:
- the LOC135975695 gene encoding uncharacterized protein LOC135975695 has protein sequence MEIDANSFGSYPTVHHSVDALDSSPSSDALTSHTGKAPGKFEFLFLFGRFESPAEMAMQSQNRKRAPAWTDREVLDLIAVWGDESVLSELRSKRRNAKIYEKISKAMTERGYSRDAMQCHVKIKELRQGYQKTKEANGHSGSQPQTCRFYEALHSILGAAATTIPPLTVDSEDGILSMPASSEMVVDGEDKEGDEEDEAVDSAYNADFPDSQDLFITLTEIPYQPSPGVNPDPESGEGSAAVTVSRPTRSSDSQRLAQIRCRKKRTRDDMFSEPMGCSEGAEATLQTQWRENMSQYQRAHSEREERWRQEDQQATQTLLGLMREQTDTLRRLVDVLQDRRQEDRAPLQSISNHRPPPQSPIPPSPKVPRRRGSRVRENCHSTPVDCSSGRKLSFPKI, from the exons atggaaatcgacgctaatagcttcgggagctatcccacagtgcaccactctgttgacgctctggacagcagtccgagctcggatgctctgaccagccacacaggaaaagccccgggaaaatttgaattccttttcctgtttggGCGGTTTGaatctccagcagagatggccatgcaatctcagaatagaaagagggccccagcatggactgatcgggaagtcttggatctgatcgctgtgtggggcgatgagtccgtgctttcggagctgcgatcaaaaagacggaatgcaaagatctacgagaagatctccaaagccatgacagagagaggatacagccgggatgcaatgcagtgccacgtgaaaatcaaggagctgagacaaggctaccagaagaccaaagaggcaaacggacactccggatcccagccccagacatgccgtttctacgaggcactgcattccatcctaggtgcggccgccaccactatcccaccactgaccgtggactctgaggatgggatattgtcgatgcccgcttcctctgagatggtagtggacggggaagataaggaaggagatgaggaggacgaggcagtcgacagcgcttacaacgctgatttcccagacagccaggatctcttcatcaccctcacagagatcccctaccaaccgtccccaggcgttaacccggacccagaatcaggggaaggatcagccg ctgtgactgtctcccgacctacccggtcatcagactcccagaggctggcacagattaggtgtagaaagaaaaggacacgggacgacatgttctcagaacctATGGGCTGCTCCGAGggagccgaggcaaccctgcagactcagtggagggagaacatgtcccagtaccagcgagcacacagcgaacgggaggagaggtggcggcaggaagaccagcaggcgactcaaacgctgcttggactaatgagggagcaaacggacacgctccggcgccttgtggatgttctgcaggaccggaggcaggaggacagagccccactgcagtctatcagtaaccaccgtcccccgccacaaagtcccatacccccctcacccaaagtaccaagaaggaggggctccagagtccgtgaaaactgtcactctacccctgtagactgctcaagtggcagaaagctgtcattccccaaaatttga